From the genome of Bactrocera oleae isolate idBacOlea1 chromosome 2, idBacOlea1, whole genome shotgun sequence, one region includes:
- the LOC106623592 gene encoding lysophospholipase-like protein 1 translates to MIKLRKIYPTTRAHSGTVIFLHGSGDTGSNLAEWVRFLLGRHMDFEHIKMIYPTAPVQAYTPLSGELSHVWFDRRAITIEALENRKSLSQMYEKINDLIQNEVELGVSPSRIIIGGFSMGGALALHIGYHLNCDLAGIFACSSFLNRDSIIYETLRQSLAAGTSLPELRMYHGAKDKLVPLDWGKETYEKLTELGVNGNFIPLDNTLHELKKHQILDIRDWILKKLPGEIQYKL, encoded by the exons ATGATAAAGTTGAGAAAGATTTATCCCACAACTAGGGCGCATAGTGGTACTGTAATTTTCTTGCATGGTTCAG GAGATACTGGGTCAAATCTTGCTGAATGGGTACGTTTTTTACTGGGGCGCCACATGGACTTTGAACACATTAAAATGATATACCCTACAGCCCCGGTACAAGCATATACTCCTTTGTCTGGAGAGCTTTCCCACGTTTGGTTTGATCGTCGTGCTATTACGATCGAGGCTTTAGAAAACAGAAAGAGTTTATCGCAAATGTATGAAAAGATTAATGATCTTATTCAGAATGAAGTGGAACTTGGTGTATCACCCAGCAGAATTATTATTGGCGGCTTTTCTATGGGAGGTGCATTAGCCTTGCATATAGGCTATCATTTAAATTGTGATTTAGCGGGCATATTTGCTTGTTCTTCCTTTCTTAACCGTGATTCAATAATATACGAAACGTTAAGACAAAGTTTAGCTGCAGGAACCAGTTTGCCCGAGTTGCGGATGTATCATGGCGCCAAAGATAAACTTGTGCCTCTAGATTGGGGTAAAGAAACATACGAAAAGCTAACAGAACTTGGTgtaaatggaaattttattcctctcGACAACACGTTGCATGAATTAAAGAAACATCAAATTTTAGATATTAGGGACTGGATTTTAAAAAAACTGCCTGGGGAAATTCAATATAAACTGTAA